One genomic region from Chthonomonas calidirosea T49 encodes:
- a CDS encoding DUF488 domain-containing protein, with amino-acid sequence MLDVRCHAYSHKFGFSGSPLKKYAKALQLRYWHIPVLGVEPAPRRHLQERPDYDRLFIIYERGLQEKQVFVERALNLLTQQPVVLLCFEADPALCHRSRLAAWLAKQCPLPIQHL; translated from the coding sequence ATCCTCGACGTTCGCTGTCATGCCTACTCGCACAAGTTTGGCTTTTCAGGAAGCCCCTTAAAGAAGTATGCGAAGGCCCTACAACTGCGTTATTGGCACATTCCTGTGCTGGGCGTGGAACCAGCCCCGCGCAGACATCTTCAGGAGAGGCCCGACTACGACCGACTCTTCATCATCTACGAACGGGGCCTCCAAGAAAAGCAGGTATTTGTCGAACGTGCATTGAACCTTTTAACGCAACAGCCTGTGGTTCTGCTCTGTTTCGAGGCCGACCCAGCTCTCTGCCATCGGAGCCGCTTAGCGGCCTGGCTTGCAAAGCAGTGCCCACTTCCTATTCAACATCTGTGA
- a CDS encoding CCA tRNA nucleotidyltransferase produces MTSQNLSEAIEDAIHRLREATRGTPYEGRLYLVGGLLRDRELGIPSSPDLDIVLEGDAVELAYFLHKKGLSTHAPVVYPRFGTARITVATAQGVACTVELVSARAESYRPESRKPEVQFAGLREDVYRRDFTINTLLENLHTGELLDLTGLALADLRAKIIRTPLDPAVTFYDDPLRMLRAVRFAARFDFEIEPKTKEGIMKEAYRLSPPTISYERIRDEFVKIVLLDGPKAHRGLQMLLELKLLHQFLPEMVEMVGCQQGGWHRYDVWDHTLVALECLPPNASLTLRLGLLWHDIGKPRTRTEVQGQIRFYHHATVGAEMVREMMRRLKFSNEEIEGVTTLVKLHMRPGEYRPDWSDAAVKRLIRECGPYLEDLLTLAECDVAATVVPEQARADIAGLRARIAQLNADSVRSLQSPLDGKTIMQLLNVKPGPVVGQAKEFLINEVIEGRLAPDDREAAKQKLLSWWQQTAPQAPPKSQG; encoded by the coding sequence TTGACATCTCAGAACTTATCGGAAGCCATTGAGGATGCAATCCATCGCCTGCGTGAGGCCACCCGTGGCACCCCTTATGAAGGCAGGCTCTATCTTGTGGGAGGGCTCTTACGCGATCGGGAGCTGGGCATCCCTTCCTCGCCCGACCTGGACATCGTTCTCGAAGGGGATGCCGTTGAGCTCGCCTATTTTCTCCATAAAAAAGGGCTTTCAACGCATGCTCCTGTGGTCTACCCTCGTTTTGGCACCGCGCGCATCACGGTGGCTACGGCTCAGGGAGTTGCCTGTACCGTCGAGCTGGTTTCGGCACGGGCGGAGAGCTACCGCCCCGAGTCGCGCAAGCCTGAAGTGCAGTTCGCCGGCCTCCGTGAGGATGTGTATCGAAGGGATTTTACGATCAACACGCTCTTAGAAAACCTTCATACCGGCGAACTCCTCGACCTTACCGGCCTGGCCTTGGCCGATCTGCGCGCAAAAATTATTCGCACGCCCCTCGACCCGGCCGTCACCTTTTACGACGACCCCCTGCGCATGCTGCGTGCCGTGCGCTTTGCCGCGCGCTTCGATTTTGAAATAGAACCCAAAACCAAAGAGGGAATCATGAAAGAAGCCTATCGCTTAAGTCCCCCTACCATATCGTATGAGCGCATTCGTGATGAGTTCGTGAAGATCGTCCTTTTGGATGGCCCCAAAGCCCATCGCGGACTTCAGATGCTGCTCGAACTTAAACTTCTCCATCAGTTCCTGCCGGAGATGGTGGAGATGGTGGGTTGTCAGCAAGGAGGTTGGCACCGTTACGATGTGTGGGATCACACCTTGGTGGCCTTAGAGTGCTTACCCCCAAACGCCAGCCTGACGCTGAGGCTAGGCCTGCTTTGGCACGATATCGGCAAACCACGAACTCGCACCGAAGTCCAGGGACAGATACGTTTCTACCACCATGCAACGGTTGGGGCTGAGATGGTGCGTGAAATGATGCGTCGCCTCAAGTTTTCCAATGAGGAGATAGAGGGCGTAACCACACTGGTTAAGCTGCATATGCGACCTGGCGAATACCGGCCTGATTGGAGCGATGCGGCCGTGAAACGCCTGATCCGAGAGTGTGGGCCCTACCTTGAAGACCTGCTTACCCTTGCTGAGTGCGACGTTGCAGCAACCGTGGTACCCGAGCAGGCGCGGGCAGACATTGCGGGGTTGCGCGCTCGTATCGCCCAGCTCAATGCCGACAGCGTTCGCTCGCTACAAAGCCCACTGGATGGCAAAACGATTATGCAGCTCCTCAACGTAAAGCCGGGGCCGGTGGTTGGGCAGGCCAAGGAGTTTCTGATCAACGAGGTGATCGAGGGGCGGTTAGCGCCGGACGATCGCGAAGCGGCCAAGCAGAAGCTTCTCTCTTGGTGGCAACAGACCGCCCCCCAAGCTCCGCCTAAAAGCCAGGGATAG